A single genomic interval of Labrus mixtus chromosome 6, fLabMix1.1, whole genome shotgun sequence harbors:
- the plekha3 gene encoding pleckstrin homology domain-containing family A member 3, with amino-acid sequence MEGILYKWTNYMTGWQPRWFVLENGVISYYDCEDDVGKGSKGSIKMSVCDIKVHPSDPTRLELIIPGEQHFYVRAVNAAERQRWLVALGSSKAGTLESHKHKGPDCLKTKMSELRLYCDLLVQQVQTIQSQHTTDTEAPPTSEASLLSATCATFIRTLEECMTLANQSLTPELRPPERMKRSISHPGTYSFDRSGVLKEYLSGGQRSTQRRNRTCSDSSVYDSERVLPGLNGDSSSIPEERGGGGSVSPKTTPTDTDTDLSI; translated from the exons ATGGAGGGGATTCTTTACAAATGGACGAATTACATGACAG GTTGGCAGCCACGCTGGTTCGTCTTAGAGAATGGGGTCATCTCGTACTATGACTGCGAGGATGATGTTGGCAAAGGAAGCAAAGGATCAATCaagatgtctgtgtgtgacattAAAG TTCATCCATCAGATCCAACCCGTCTGGAGTTGATAATCCCCGGCGAACAGCACTTCTATGTCCGAGCTGTGAacgctgcagagagacagaggtggcTGGTGGCTTTAGGCTCGTCCAAAGCTGGAACACTGGAGAGCCACAAACACAAAG GTCCAGACTGTCTAAAGACAAAGATGTCTGAACTTCGTCTGTACTGTGACCTCCTGGTCCAGCAGGTCCAAACCATTCAATCACAACATACAACAGATACAGAGGCCCCGCCCACCTCGGAG GCATCTCTCCTCAGTGCAACCTGTGCAACTTTCATCAGGACTCTGGAGGAGTGTATGACACTGGCTAACCAGAGTTTGACCCCTGAACTCCGACCTCCTGAAAGG ATGAAGAGGTCAATCAGTCACCCTGGAACGTACAGCTTTGACAG GTCAGGTGTGCTGAAGGAGTACTTGagtggaggtcagaggtcaactCAGCGCAGGAACCGGACGTGCTCCGACAGCTCTGTTTATGATTCTGAAC GTGTACTTCCTGGTCTCAATGGGGACTCGTCCTCCATtcctgaagagagaggaggaggaggcagtgtGAGTCCAAAGACCACGCccactgacacagacactgacCTTTCAATCTGA